AGCCCGGGAGTATCCGAACTTCCTCGAATCCATCGTCCACCCCGACAAGGCCTTCAACAAGCCCGAGGCCCTCGGGCGCATCCGGGCCCTCGACTGCTCGACCGGCATGATGATCGGCCACTGGGCCTCCTCGATGCTGGCCGAGCTCGGCGCAGAGGTGATCCAGGTGGAGCCGCCGGGCGGGGACCCACTCCGCCAGCTCACCCCCTTTGGCCGCAAGGAGTACATGGTGAAGGACAACCAGCGGGGCGAGCCGGTCGGGCTGCATTTTCTCCACGAGATGAGGAACAAGCTCTCCGTGACGCTCGACCTCGCCAAGAAGGAGGGGCGCGAGATCCTCAAGCGGCTCGCGACCCACGTCGACGTGATCATCGAGAACGCGCCCCCCGGCCAGTGGGACAAGTGGGGGATCGGCTACCGCCAGCTCTCGAAGCTGAACCCGCGGCTCGTGTACTGCTGGGTCGGGCAGCGGGGGCAGTGGGGGCCGCTCAAGGACAAGCCCGGGATGCGCGACCCGGTGGCGCAGGCCGCGTGCGGCTTCGTCCACGGGACGGGCGATCCCAAGGAGTTCGGAGGCCGGCCGACCCGCTCCGGCTTGTGGATGGCGGATCACGTCGGCGGCACGGCCGCCGCCATGGGGATCGTCGCGGCGCTGATCCACCGCGAGCGCACCTCGGGCAGGGGGCAGTTCATCGAGGCCACGGCGGCGGAGGGGATCATCCGGATCCTCGACTACGACTGGGTCTGGCACGGCATGGACGGCTCGATCCGGCCCCGCTACGGCAACTGGGACCTCGCGATCAACATCTACGCCGTGAACCCGTGCAAGGACGGCTACATGATGGTGGGCGGCGGCCACGACCGGCTCTGGTACCGGATCTGGAAGACCGTGGGCGACGAGGTGCCAGAGGCGGAGGAGGAGATCATCGCCGACACCAACCTGCGGAACATCTCGGAACGGCTGCCGCACACGCGCCAGGTCAAGACCTACACGCTCCTCTGCGAGTGGCTCAAGGACAACACGCGGGCCGAGGCCGAGCGGAAGCTGGTCCGTCAGGAGGTCGCCTCGGGCGGCGTCATGGCGATCCACGAGGTGGCCGAGTACCCCCACTTCAAGTACCGCCACCAGGTGCAGGAGTTCGACGACCAGCTCTACGGCAAGCTCTTGGTCGCGACCTCGCCCCAGCTCGCGGAGAGGATCCCGGCACGGCTCAAGTGGCTGGGCCGTCCCGTCGGGTACGACAACGACGACGTCTACCGGCGGCTCCTCGGCTTCACGCGCGAGGACTTCGGCCGGCTTGCCAAGCAGGGGGTGATCTGATGGCCACCAAGCGGAAGCCAACCCGCAAGGCCAACGCGCGCGCCAGCAAGCCCCCTACCCCCGCCCTCTCCCCGGCGGGGAGAGGGAAGGGTGACGGGGACTTCGAGCGCTACTGCCGCGAGACCTTCAACCCAGCCTCCCTTTTTGCCAAGCCCGAGGTCCTCAAAGGCTACCGCGTTCTCTCCTGCACCCAGTACATCCTCGGCCCCTCCTGCGCCAACTACCTGG
The genomic region above belongs to Candidatus Rokuibacteriota bacterium and contains:
- a CDS encoding CoA transferase, with the translated sequence MADAQALKGGRRGRPPWPATPPPTPDEVYGTLTEQAREYPNFLESIVHPDKAFNKPEALGRIRALDCSTGMMIGHWASSMLAELGAEVIQVEPPGGDPLRQLTPFGRKEYMVKDNQRGEPVGLHFLHEMRNKLSVTLDLAKKEGREILKRLATHVDVIIENAPPGQWDKWGIGYRQLSKLNPRLVYCWVGQRGQWGPLKDKPGMRDPVAQAACGFVHGTGDPKEFGGRPTRSGLWMADHVGGTAAAMGIVAALIHRERTSGRGQFIEATAAEGIIRILDYDWVWHGMDGSIRPRYGNWDLAINIYAVNPCKDGYMMVGGGHDRLWYRIWKTVGDEVPEAEEEIIADTNLRNISERLPHTRQVKTYTLLCEWLKDNTRAEAERKLVRQEVASGGVMAIHEVAEYPHFKYRHQVQEFDDQLYGKLLVATSPQLAERIPARLKWLGRPVGYDNDDVYRRLLGFTREDFGRLAKQGVI